One Eurosta solidaginis isolate ZX-2024a chromosome 5, ASM4086904v1, whole genome shotgun sequence DNA segment encodes these proteins:
- the Prm gene encoding paramyosin, short form isoform X2 — MALTYRLRPSRSRHQHMAHTYEDNYGYTMNFYQPMLDYLDAKTKKLEVELPHLPWTSERGLRQYRPSNPVQRYNTDEVLRLSRACARRADEILLDFRVKKRTPFSVIKLADAARVDKHIEPDTVIDRSAERRRRRQRELEEIIRQDTLRLLQRIKKMELDNDCAQMTDEFKRSIRGKSATAIAQALISESENNIKNAKREEEDYMSRAMIRSSRGISRLRSGSPEGGRISSHSYHIEMMDDRLLDKLDHNVSSSLYNVKRQLSTLNQKTVEFYSDSSKQTAIEIEQLNARVVEAETRLKTEVQRIKKKLQVQITELEMSLDVANKTNIDLQKVIKKQSLQLTELQAHYEDVQRQLQATLDSYSVAQRRLAALNGELEEVRSNLDSAVRAKRTVEMQYEEAQTRINELSTVNVNLVSLKSKLEQELSIVAADYEEVTKELRISDERYQKVQVELKHTIEQVHEEQERIVKLETIKKSLEVEVKNLSIRLEEVELNAVAGSKRIISKLEARVRDLELELEEEKRRHAETIKILRKKERTVKEVLVQCEEDQKNIILLQEALDKSTAKVNLFKRQLSEQEGMSQQSVTRVRRFQRELEAAEDRADNAETNLNMIRAKHRSFVTTSTIPGSQVYITETTRTITE; from the exons ATGGCACTAACATATAGATTGCGCCCCTCACGTTCGCGCCATCAACATATGGCACATACCTATGAGGATAACTATGGCTATACAATGAATTTCTATCAACCGATGCTAGACTATTTAGATGCGAAAACAAAGAAACTTGAAGTCGAACTGCCACACTTGCCATGGACGAGTGAACGCGGTTTGCGACAATATCGCCCCTCCAATCCCGTACAACGCTATAATACAGATGAAGTGTTGCGCCTGTCGCGTGCCTGTGCCCGTCGTGCAGATGAAATTTTACTAGACTTTCGCGTTAAAAAGCGTACACCGTTCAGTGTGATAAAACTCGCCGACGCAGCGCGTGTTGACAAACATATTGAACCGGATACGGTAATAGATCGATCTGCTGAACGTCGTCGCCGTCGTCAACGAGAATTAGAGGAAATAATACGTCAGGATACTTTACGTTTATTACAACGCATAAAAAAAATGGAGTTGGACAATGATTGTGCTCAGATGACGGATGAATTTAAACGTTCAATACGTGGTAAATCGGCAACTGCCATTGCACAGGCATTAATCTCCGAGTCGGAGAATAATATAAAGAATGCCAAACGGGAAGAGGAGGACTATATGTCACGGGCTATGATACGGTCAAGTCGTGGTATAAGCCGCTTACGCTCTGGCTCGCCCGAGGGTGGACGCATCTCATCGCATAGCTATCATATTGAAATGATGGATGATCGTCTCCTTGATAAGCTCGATCATAACGTTTCATCATCGCTGTACAATGTGAAGCGTCAGCTGTCGACACTCAATCAGAAGACAGTCGAATTTTATTCAGACTCCAG CAAGCAAACTGCCATCGAAATCGAACAATTGAATGCTCGTGTCGTTGAAGCGGAAACACGCTTGAAGACCGAAGTTCAACGCATCAAGAAGAAGTTGCAGGTGCAAATCACCGAACTGGAAATGTCCTTGGATGTGGCCAACAAAACCAACATTGATTTGCAGAAGGTTATCAAGAAGCAATCATTGCAATTGACCGAATTGCAAGCCCACTACGAGGATGTACAACGCCAGTTGCAGGCCACTTTGGATTCGTACAGTGTGGCTCAGCGCCGCTTGGCTGCACTCAATGGTGAACTGGAAGAGGTCCGCTCGAATTTGGACAGCGCTGTGCGTGCTAAGCGCACTGTTGAAATGCAGTACGAGGAGGCGCAGACCCGCATCAATGAATTGAGCACCGTCAACGTCAACTTGGTGTCGTTGAAATCGAAATTGGAGCAAGAATTGTCGATTGTGGCCGCAGATTATGAAGAAGTCACCAAAGAATTGCGAATCAGTGATGAACGTTACCAAAAGGTTCAG GTTGAACTCAAACACACCATCGAACAAGTGCATGAGGAACAAGAACGCATTGTCAAATTGGAAACCATCAAGAAGTCTTTGGAAGTCGAAGTCAAG AACTTGTCCATTCGTTTGGAGGAGGTTGAACTGAACGCTGTTGCTGGTAGCAAGCGCATCATTAGCAAATTGGAGGCCCGCGTACGTGACTTGGAATTGGAATTGGAGGAAGAGAAGAGGAGACACGCCGAAACAATTAAGATCTTGAGAAAGAAGGAACGTACCGTCAAGGAAGTTTTAGTACAATGCGAGGAGGATCAAAAGAATATTATTTTGTTGCAGGAAGCATTAGACAAGTCAACTGCCAAGGTTAACTTGTTCAAGCGTCAACTATCCGAACAG GAGGGTATGTCCCAACAATCCGTGACCCGCGTCCGTCGTTTCCAACGTGAACTTGAAGCTGCCGAAGATCGTGCCGATAATGCCGAAACTAACTTGAACATGATTCGTGCCAAGCATCGTTCATTCGTCACCACCTCAACAATTCCCGGCTCCCAGGTTTACATTACGGAGACAACAAGAACGATCACCgaataa